Proteins encoded within one genomic window of Aphelocoma coerulescens isolate FSJ_1873_10779 chromosome 9, UR_Acoe_1.0, whole genome shotgun sequence:
- the PARL gene encoding presenilin-associated rhomboid-like protein, mitochondrial: MAWRCWARAGGPRPHRLAVLLLQPRRGFRRARPRPEEPPAAAAEARPVPPPPRRSLCPPSPTTATGRPSPRRLVKPLLFAVGFTGSAFGSAAIWQYESLKSRVQTYFEEARADWMDKMRPQKRGDFRKQVNSWWNSLTEGQRTVTGIIAANVFVFCLWRLPGMRRIMFTYFTSNPSSRALCSPMLLSTFSHFSLFHMAANMYVLWSFSSSIVSLLGCEQFIAVYLSAGVISTFVSYVAKMATGRFEPSLGASGAIMTVLAAVCTKMPEAKLAIILLPMFTFTAGSALKAIIAFDTAGLALGWRLFDHAAHLGGALFGMWYVTYGHELIWKNREPLVKAWHEMRTKNTGKGGGGKSN; the protein is encoded by the exons ATGGCGTGGCGGTGCTGGGCCCGCGCCGGGGGCCCGCGGCCGCACAG GCTGGCGGTGCTACTGCTGCAGCCGCGGCGGGGTTTCCGCCGGGCGCGGCCGCGGCCCGAGGAGCCCCCGGCAGCCGCCGCCGAGGCGCGGCCCGTCCCGCCACCCCCGCGCCGCAGCCTCTGCCCGCCGTCGCCCACCACGGCCACCGGCCGCCCCTCGCCGCGCCGCCTGGTCAAGCCGCTCTTGTTCGCCGTAGGG TTCACAGGCTCGGCCTTCGGGTCCGCCGCCATCTGGCAGTATGAGTCGCTCAAGTCGCGCGTCCAGACCTACTTTGAGGAAGCTCGAGCGGACTGGATGGATAAAATGCGGCCGCAGAAGAGAGGCGACTTCAGAAAGCAG GTTAACAGCTGGTGGAATAGCCTGACTGAGGGTCAGCGGACTGTGACAG GTATTATAGCTGCAAATGTCTTTGTATTCTGTTTGTGGAGGCTGCCTGGCATGCGACGGATTATGTTTACATATTTCACCTCAAATCCATCCTCCA GAGCCCTGTGTTCTCCCATGCTGCTCTCTACGTTTAGTCACTTCTCTCTCTTCCACATGGCAGCAAATATGTATGTTTTATGGAGTTTTTCCAGCAGCATTGTCTCTCTTCTCGGGTGTGAGCAGTTCATTGCAGTATACCTTTCTGCTG GGGTTATCTCCACTTTTGTCAGTTATGTTGCTAAAATGGCCACAGGAAGGTTTGAACCATCCCTTGGAGCT TCAGGAGCTATAATGACTGTCCTTGCAGCCGTGTGTACGAAGATGCCAGAAGCAAAACTGGCCATCATACTTCTTCCGATGTTCACATTTACAGCAGGAAGT GCTTTAAAAGCCATAATTGCATTTGACACTGCAGGGCTTGCTCTAGGCTGGAGACTTTTTGACCATGCTGCACACCTTGGGGGAGCTCTCTTTGGAAT GTGGTATGTGACTTACGGCCATGAGCTCATATGGAAGAACAGAGAACCACTGGTGAAAGCGTGGCATGAAATGAGGACAAAGAAcacaggaaagggaggaggtggaaaatcTAACTGA